ATGCGACTACTTTAAAGCAAGCAATTGCTAAGCAACAGAATATTGATGTATCTCAAGTTTTTGTAGGTAATGGTTCTGATGAAGTGCTTGCTCATATTTTTAAAGCGTTTTTCCTTCAAGATGAGCCAATTCTTTATCCAGACATCACTTATAGTTTTTATCCAGTTTATAGCCAATTTTTTGGGACAAAAACAAAAGAAATTCCGCTTAATGAGAATTTTGAGATTGATGTAAAAGACTACATGCAACCAAATGGTGGCATTGTTATTACAAATCCTAATGCACCAACAAGTATTGCATTAAGCCTGGCGCAGATTGAACAAGTATTACAAGCAAATCCAGATCGAGTGGTTGTGATTGATGAAGCTTATGTCGATTTCGGTGCTGAGTCGGCTGTCAGTTTGATCAGTCGATATGAAAATCTTGTGGTATGTCAAACAACCTCGAAATCTCGTTCTTTGGCAGGTTTACGCGTTGGATTTGCGATTGCTCAGTCACACTTGATTGCAGCACTTGAAGCAGTAAAAAATAGCTTTAACTCATACCCAATTGATCGTTTTGCTATTGCAGCAGCTGTTGCTTCTTTTGAAGATCAAGCCTACTTTGAGGAGCAGTGTCAAAAAGTTATTACAAGCCGAGAGAAACTTGTACATGATTTAACTGAGCTGGGCTTTAATGTTTTGCCATCAAAAGCCAACTTTATTTTTGCTACACATTCACAATATGATGCTGGACAACTTTCACATAAATTACGTGAGCAGGGCATTATTGTTCGTTATTTCAATAAGCCTCGCATTAATCAGTTTTTACGTATCACGGTTGGAACTGATGAGCAAAATACGCGTTTAGTTCAAACTTTGAAGCAAGATATTCTTTAATATTTATTCTGCTGTGCTGTTCATCAAGTTCAGCATAGCAGAGATTTTATCAAGACTTTCTTGATATTCAGCTTCAGCCTCTGAAGCGATAGTAATACCGCCACCTGCCCAAATAGAGAGCTGGTTTTGATATTGTTGAAAGCTACGAATCAGAATATTCCAACGTCCAGTACCATCAAAATTAAAATATCCTAATGTCCCACAATATGCGCCACGTGGTGCACCTTCTAATTCTTCAATGATTTGCATTGCCCGAATTTTAGGCGCACCAGTAATTGAGCCTCCAGGTAATGCACTGAGCAACATTTGCATAGGATTAATATCATTTTTAAGCGTAGCTGTAACTTCACTCACCATATGATGCACTTGATTGAAACTTTCAATTTCGAATAACTTTGTTGTTTTTACAGAACCTGTATTGGCATAAATGCTCAAATCATTACGTAAAAGATCAACAATCATGACATTTTCTGCCTGATCTTTTTGAGAGTTTTTTAAGGTTTGTTTGGACTGCAAATCTTGTTCTTTATTTTCATAACGGGGCATCGTGCCTTTAATTGGTCTGGTTTTGATTTGCTTGTTTATATTAAATTCGATAAATAGTTCAGGAGAGCAACTTAATAGCTCAAACTCATTTAATTTTAAATACCCAGAATATGGAGCATTGGTTAGATTCCATAATTCTTCTGCTTTATTTAATAATGAACCAGTGAAATTTGTATTAAATTCCTGAGTAAGGTTAATTTGATAACAGTCTCCAGCTTTAATATATTCTTGTATATTATGGAAGGCTGTTAAGTACTCATTTTTGGTCCAGCGAGGTTGAATAACTTTCTCTAGTTTAAAATTACTTTTCTTTGATTTAGTTGAAGGTGTATCTAAAAGTTTCACGATAGTATTAAAAATTTCTAGAGCATTATTTTCATCACTAAAAAAATACCATTCATTATTTATGTTCTTAAGAAACGACTGATAAGAGCCTACAAATAACGAGGGCTGTTTATGTAATTTATTATTTATAAATTGATGTGCAGAAAAATCATAACTAATAAAGCCAATATAACCTCCATTAAAACTAATAGACTCAATATTTTTATTTTTTTGTTCTGGAGAGTGAAATTGAGTGAAATCTAAAATGTTTTCTGTATTAGATGACTTTATATAATTATTAAAATCTTGTTTCTCAAATATAAGGCTACAATTATCTTGAGTAATTAAATATTTTTGAGGAAGGAAGGCAATAATAGGATTGTTATCATCATGTAGATATACAAGTCCAATTAAATCTTCTAATTTTTTTAAAATATCGGCAGCTGATTGATGACTTTCTAAAGAGATTTTTTTCTTTAACTGAGACATTTTAAACATAGGGCACTGGGGAGAGGTGGCCTAGTTTACTACAACTTATCGTTCATCAGGCAGATGTGGGAAAAGAGTTTAACTTTTCGTGGATAAAATAACCGGATCGACATCTAAATTTAAAGATAACTGACAGGCTAGATCAGGGGATCAATATTTGTACCGTTTGTCGGGTAATTGGCAAAAAATGCATTACAGTAGTTGAACAAAAATTAACGTAGCTGTAATTTAGTAATTGCTAAGCAAAACTACTCAAGGATTGGAAGTTTCGGTTGCCATAAAAGAAAAATGCAACTTGAGACAGTGAGAGTGGTTAAAGTCAAAAAATAAATGCTCTTGGGAGAGTGCTCAATGAAAATGTTCACTAAACTTGCTTTAGTTTCTTCTTTAGCTATCAGCGCAAATGCAATGGCAATGCAATCTATGGATGATGCTGCGCTTAGTGCTGCTACAGGTCAAGATGGTATTAATATTGGTATTGCTTTAGGTTCTGGTGGTATTTCTATCGATAAACTATATCTACACGACAATGATGGTTTAGCAACATCAACAGGTATTACAGGGTCTTCAGGTACTGCTGGTGCAATCGCGATTAGCGGTGTTACCGTAACTCAAAAAGGTACTGGTAATCTTTTAGATTTAGCAATTGATACAAATGGCGCTTCAGGTTCAAATGGTGCTTTCTTAAACGTTGCAGCAACAGTTGGTGCGGTTGATGTACATGTAGGTTCAATTGGCGTGGGTACTTCGGGTACATTAAATACGGCTACTGCTGTGCGTGGTATTACAGAAACAGCTCCAACTGAAATTATCTCTGGTTTAGATTTATCTTTGGGTCAAATTTCTGCAAATGTTCAGTTAGGCTCAACTCCGCAAGGCGCAATGATCAAAGTGAATTCAAGCTTGCA
This window of the Acinetobacter sp. XH1741 genome carries:
- the hisC gene encoding histidinol-phosphate transaminase produces the protein MTVSTAQMRFWSPEVRELEPYVPGEQPKIQNLLKLNTNENPYPPSPKVVEAVQAVLHDQADALRLYPDPDATTLKQAIAKQQNIDVSQVFVGNGSDEVLAHIFKAFFLQDEPILYPDITYSFYPVYSQFFGTKTKEIPLNENFEIDVKDYMQPNGGIVITNPNAPTSIALSLAQIEQVLQANPDRVVVIDEAYVDFGAESAVSLISRYENLVVCQTTSKSRSLAGLRVGFAIAQSHLIAALEAVKNSFNSYPIDRFAIAAAVASFEDQAYFEEQCQKVITSREKLVHDLTELGFNVLPSKANFIFATHSQYDAGQLSHKLREQGIIVRYFNKPRINQFLRITVGTDEQNTRLVQTLKQDIL
- a CDS encoding DUF6160 family protein — its product is MKMFTKLALVSSLAISANAMAMQSMDDAALSAATGQDGINIGIALGSGGISIDKLYLHDNDGLATSTGITGSSGTAGAIAISGVTVTQKGTGNLLDLAIDTNGASGSNGAFLNVAATVGAVDVHVGSIGVGTSGTLNTATAVRGITETAPTEIISGLDLSLGQISANVQLGSTPQGAMIKVNSSLQGGLTLSNFGINDAAGGGKIVLDKVMVRGAGNTTGDLDVNADISVVPTGLRIQNNSTQGMNVYAQGVHLGAAGNASIGDLEIQGLNVGKSTITISGH
- a CDS encoding anthranilate synthase component I family protein → MSQLKKKISLESHQSAADILKKLEDLIGLVYLHDDNNPIIAFLPQKYLITQDNCSLIFEKQDFNNYIKSSNTENILDFTQFHSPEQKNKNIESISFNGGYIGFISYDFSAHQFINNKLHKQPSLFVGSYQSFLKNINNEWYFFSDENNALEIFNTIVKLLDTPSTKSKKSNFKLEKVIQPRWTKNEYLTAFHNIQEYIKAGDCYQINLTQEFNTNFTGSLLNKAEELWNLTNAPYSGYLKLNEFELLSCSPELFIEFNINKQIKTRPIKGTMPRYENKEQDLQSKQTLKNSQKDQAENVMIVDLLRNDLSIYANTGSVKTTKLFEIESFNQVHHMVSEVTATLKNDINPMQMLLSALPGGSITGAPKIRAMQIIEELEGAPRGAYCGTLGYFNFDGTGRWNILIRSFQQYQNQLSIWAGGGITIASEAEAEYQESLDKISAMLNLMNSTAE